A single genomic interval of Megalobrama amblycephala isolate DHTTF-2021 linkage group LG17, ASM1881202v1, whole genome shotgun sequence harbors:
- the mrps14 gene encoding 28S ribosomal protein S14, mitochondrial produces the protein MAAWKLLSTGMGLLQSSLPVCRQACRSPLGVVEQVRSYYVDWRMLRDVKRRQMAFEYADTRLRINAIRKNTILPKELQEIADKEIAALPRDSCPVRIRNRCVMTSRPRGVKRRWRLSRIVFRHLADHNQMSGIQRSMW, from the exons ATGGCGGCATGGAAGCTCCTCAGCACGGGGATGGGGCTCCTGCAGTCGTCCTTGCCGGTTTGTAGACAG GCCTGCAGAAGTCCACTTGGAGTGGTGGAGCAGGTCAGGAGCTACTATGTTGACTGGAGGATGTTGCGGGATGTCAAAAGGAGACAGATGGCATTTGAATATGCAGATACGAGACTGCGCATTAATGCCATTAGGAAGAATACTATTTTGCCAAAAGAGCTTCAG GAGATAGCTGATAAAGAAATAGCTGCACTGCCTCGAGACAGTTGTCCCGTGCGCATTCGCAACAGGTGTGTGATGACGTCACGTCCACGTGGAGTGAAGCGCAGGTGGCGTCTTAGTCGCATTGTTTTTCGGCATTTAGCGGACCACAACCAGATGTCTGGAATACAGAGATCAATGTGGTGA